The Luteimonas galliterrae genome contains a region encoding:
- a CDS encoding phosphoenolpyruvate carboxykinase (GTP): protein MSTSTEHFGKPVPQPLAAEASQLDALNQWVMEVARLTEPARIQWCDGSDSEHDELVELMQDDGTLLPLNPDTHPNSWLHLSDPDDVARVEHLTFVCTGDAETAGPNNHWMAPDEAHAKMDALFAGCMRGRTMYVVPYCMGPIDSPLARCGVEVTDSPYVVANMRIMTRMGAAALARIEREGSFVRGLHSIGELDPERRFIMHFPEELLIKSYGSGYGGNALLGKKCHALRIASYQARQEGWLAEHMLIVGIENPQGETHYIAAAFPSACGKTNLAMLIPPESYRRAGWKVWTVGDDICWMRPGADGRLWAINPEAGYFGVAPGTSAKSNPNALASIQRDTIFTNVATTADRQPWWEGLDDRVPAKDWQGRDYDRNNSPAAHPNSRFTVSAKQCPSYSPHAEDPQGVPISAIVFGGRRASLVPLVFEARDWTHGVLVGASMGSETTAAATGAVGVMRRDPMAMKPFCGYNFADYFAHWLSFDKPGAKLPKIFHVNWFRKGDDGQFLWPGFGDNLRVLEWMIGRVKGEARAVDTPIGALPKADDLNLEGVELTPEAQDKLFAFEREGWLREFDGIAGYLNEYGGRLPSALLVEQKNIAATLRG from the coding sequence ATGAGCACTTCCACAGAACATTTCGGCAAACCGGTACCGCAGCCGCTCGCAGCCGAAGCCAGCCAGCTGGACGCGCTCAACCAATGGGTGATGGAAGTCGCCCGGCTGACCGAGCCGGCGCGCATCCAGTGGTGCGACGGCAGCGACAGCGAACACGACGAGCTGGTCGAGCTGATGCAGGACGACGGCACCCTGCTGCCGCTGAATCCGGACACGCATCCCAACAGCTGGCTGCACCTTTCCGACCCCGACGACGTGGCCCGCGTCGAGCACCTCACCTTCGTCTGCACCGGCGACGCCGAGACGGCCGGCCCCAACAACCACTGGATGGCGCCCGACGAAGCCCACGCCAAGATGGACGCGCTGTTCGCCGGCTGCATGCGCGGCCGCACCATGTACGTGGTCCCGTACTGCATGGGCCCGATCGATTCGCCGCTGGCGCGTTGCGGCGTGGAGGTCACCGATTCGCCGTATGTGGTCGCCAATATGCGGATCATGACGCGGATGGGCGCGGCGGCGCTGGCGCGCATCGAGCGCGAAGGAAGCTTCGTGCGCGGACTGCATTCGATCGGCGAACTCGATCCCGAACGCCGCTTCATCATGCATTTCCCCGAAGAACTGCTGATCAAAAGCTACGGGTCCGGCTACGGCGGCAATGCGCTGCTGGGCAAGAAATGCCATGCGCTGCGCATCGCTTCGTACCAGGCGCGCCAGGAAGGCTGGCTGGCCGAGCACATGCTGATCGTCGGCATCGAGAATCCGCAGGGCGAAACGCATTACATCGCCGCGGCCTTCCCCAGCGCCTGCGGCAAGACCAACCTAGCCATGCTGATCCCGCCGGAAAGCTATCGCCGGGCCGGCTGGAAGGTATGGACCGTCGGCGACGACATCTGCTGGATGCGTCCGGGCGCCGACGGCAGGTTGTGGGCGATCAATCCGGAGGCCGGCTATTTCGGCGTGGCGCCGGGCACATCGGCCAAATCCAACCCGAATGCGTTGGCGTCGATCCAGCGCGACACTATCTTCACCAACGTCGCCACCACCGCCGACCGGCAGCCGTGGTGGGAAGGCTTGGATGACCGCGTCCCGGCCAAGGATTGGCAAGGCCGCGATTACGACCGCAACAACAGCCCCGCCGCTCATCCCAATTCGCGCTTCACCGTCAGCGCCAAGCAGTGCCCCAGCTATTCGCCGCATGCCGAGGACCCGCAGGGCGTGCCGATCAGCGCGATCGTATTCGGCGGCCGCCGCGCCTCGCTGGTGCCGCTGGTGTTCGAAGCGCGCGACTGGACCCACGGGGTGTTGGTCGGCGCTTCGATGGGTTCGGAGACCACCGCAGCGGCCACCGGCGCGGTCGGCGTGATGCGCCGCGATCCGATGGCGATGAAGCCGTTCTGCGGCTACAACTTCGCCGACTATTTCGCGCACTGGCTATCGTTCGACAAGCCGGGCGCGAAGCTGCCGAAGATCTTCCACGTCAACTGGTTCCGCAAGGGCGACGATGGCCAGTTCCTGTGGCCGGGCTTCGGCGACAACCTGCGGGTGCTGGAATGGATGATCGGCCGGGTGAAGGGCGAAGCGCGCGCCGTCGACACGCCCATCGGCGCGTTGCCCAAGGCCGACGACCTAAATCTGGAAGGGGTCGAGTTGACGCCCGAGGCCCAAGACAAACTATTCGCCTTCGAGCGGGAAGGCTGGCTCCGCGAATTCGACGGCATCGCCGGCTACCTGAACGAATACGGCGGACGGTTACCTTCGGCACTACTGGTCGAGCAGAAAAATATCGCAGCAACCCTTCGCGGGTAG
- a CDS encoding TetR/AcrR family transcriptional regulator: protein MTLAAAKSERSGRLSADDWAQAALDLIAEQGVAAVAVEPLARRLGVTKGSFYWHFPSRDALLVAALERWEKVEQETVFGQLEPIPDPRQRLRSLFHLVANEVKSHIIYSELLKALDHPAVQPVIGRISERRLEYLTASFRQVGLSRTDARYRAQLLYAAYVGFLQLNLQLHQTRMQHDEFEAYVEHMMDTLIPKA from the coding sequence ATGACCCTCGCCGCCGCCAAATCCGAACGCAGCGGCCGCCTCAGCGCCGACGATTGGGCCCAGGCCGCCTTGGATCTCATCGCCGAGCAAGGCGTCGCGGCCGTCGCGGTGGAACCGCTGGCCCGGCGGCTGGGGGTGACCAAGGGCAGCTTCTACTGGCATTTCCCGTCGCGCGACGCCTTGTTGGTGGCCGCGCTCGAGCGCTGGGAGAAGGTCGAGCAGGAAACCGTGTTCGGCCAGCTCGAGCCCATCCCCGATCCGCGCCAGCGCCTGCGTTCGCTGTTCCACCTGGTGGCCAACGAGGTCAAGTCGCACATCATCTATTCCGAGCTGCTCAAGGCGCTGGACCACCCGGCCGTGCAGCCGGTAATCGGCCGTATTTCCGAGCGGCGGCTGGAATATCTCACCGCCTCGTTCCGCCAGGTCGGCCTGAGCCGCACCGATGCGCGCTACCGGGCGCAGCTGCTGTACGCGGCCTACGTCGGTTTCCTGCAGCTCAACCTGCAGTTGCACCAGACCCGCATGCAGCACGACGAGTTCGAGGCCTATGTCGAACACATGATGGACACGCTCATCCCCAAGGCGTGA
- a CDS encoding acyl-CoA dehydrogenase, producing the protein MSVALPFIAFLLAGAFAAYHRLRLAVWAALTASLLVACWLLGASPAATIVAGVLVALIAVPLLLPQIRKPFITAPLLKFYTKLLPPLSETERTALESGTVGFEGELFSGKPDWDQLLSLPKPQLTAEEQAFLDGPCEELCTMIDEWDITHVRADLPSEMWDYIKRNKFFGLNIPKEYGGLGFSALMNHKVIQKLASISSTVSSTVGVPNSLGPAELLMHYGTDEQKQQYLPRLADGREVPCFALTGPFAGSDATSIPDYGIVCQGDWNGASVLGIRLTLNKRYITLAPVATLIGVAFRMYDPDGLLGDKRDIGISLALVPSDTPGLEIGRRHFPLNTPFQNGPIHGKDVFVPLSQLIGGEDYAGRGWQMLMECLSIGRSITLPSTASGGVKMGAVVSGAYARIRKQFGLSVGRFEGVEEALARIGGKAYAASALSQATAAAVARGENPAVPSTIAKYHCTELGREVIKDVMDIHGGKGIILGPRNYLGRAWQATPISITVEGANIMTRSLMIFGQGAILCHPWVMKEMKAAQLQDPKQRIDEFDANLFGHIGYAISNAVRSWWFGLTASRIGSAPGDDYTRRFYRKLNRYSACLSVMSDTSMLLLGGKLKFKESLSGRLGDVLSNLYIASAMLKRYQDEGNPAGDQPLLAWAFHDSVHKIELALSGALRNFPIRPVGWLLWALIFPWGRRAQAPSDRLGHRVAALLMTPCDARDRLAAGVFLTPCANNPAGRINSYLPTAILAEPVERKFLKALKNSDIEALEFDAQLDEGVKEGWITAEERAQLEELRRITLDAITVDDFDPEELRAASYRNQHAQQVSRAAA; encoded by the coding sequence ATGAGCGTCGCGCTTCCCTTTATCGCTTTCCTGCTCGCGGGCGCTTTCGCCGCCTATCACCGCCTGCGTCTTGCGGTCTGGGCCGCGCTGACCGCCAGCCTGCTGGTCGCCTGCTGGTTGTTGGGCGCCAGTCCCGCGGCGACCATCGTCGCCGGCGTGCTGGTCGCGCTCATCGCCGTGCCGCTGCTGCTGCCGCAGATCCGCAAGCCTTTCATCACCGCGCCGCTGCTGAAGTTCTACACCAAGTTGTTGCCGCCGCTGTCGGAAACCGAGCGCACCGCGCTGGAATCGGGCACGGTCGGCTTCGAGGGTGAGCTGTTCTCCGGCAAGCCCGACTGGGACCAACTCCTGTCGCTGCCCAAGCCGCAGCTCACCGCCGAGGAACAGGCCTTCCTCGACGGCCCCTGCGAAGAGCTGTGCACGATGATCGACGAGTGGGACATCACCCATGTGCGCGCCGATCTGCCGTCGGAGATGTGGGACTACATCAAGCGCAATAAATTCTTCGGCTTGAACATCCCGAAGGAATACGGCGGCCTGGGTTTCTCGGCGCTGATGAACCACAAGGTGATCCAGAAGCTCGCTTCGATTTCCTCGACGGTCAGCTCCACCGTCGGCGTGCCCAACTCGCTGGGCCCGGCCGAACTGCTGATGCACTACGGCACCGACGAACAGAAGCAGCAATACCTGCCGCGCCTGGCCGACGGCCGTGAAGTGCCGTGTTTCGCGCTGACCGGGCCGTTCGCCGGTTCCGATGCGACCTCCATCCCCGATTACGGCATCGTCTGCCAGGGCGACTGGAACGGCGCCAGCGTGCTCGGCATCCGCCTGACCTTGAACAAGCGCTACATCACGCTGGCCCCGGTGGCGACGCTGATCGGCGTGGCGTTCCGCATGTACGACCCGGACGGCCTGCTCGGCGACAAGCGCGACATCGGCATCTCGCTGGCGCTGGTGCCCAGCGACACGCCGGGGCTGGAGATCGGCCGCCGCCACTTCCCGCTCAATACGCCGTTCCAGAACGGCCCGATCCACGGCAAGGACGTGTTCGTGCCGCTGTCGCAGCTGATCGGTGGCGAAGACTATGCCGGCCGCGGCTGGCAGATGCTGATGGAATGCCTGTCGATCGGCCGCTCGATCACCCTGCCCTCCACCGCCAGCGGCGGCGTCAAGATGGGCGCGGTGGTGTCGGGCGCGTACGCGCGCATCCGCAAGCAGTTCGGTTTGTCGGTGGGCCGTTTCGAAGGCGTCGAGGAAGCGCTCGCCCGCATCGGCGGCAAGGCTTATGCGGCCAGCGCGCTGTCGCAGGCCACCGCCGCGGCCGTAGCGCGCGGCGAGAACCCGGCGGTGCCGTCGACCATCGCGAAATACCACTGCACCGAGCTGGGCCGCGAAGTGATCAAGGACGTCATGGACATCCATGGCGGCAAGGGCATCATCCTCGGTCCGCGCAATTATCTGGGCCGCGCCTGGCAGGCCACGCCGATCAGCATCACGGTGGAAGGCGCCAACATCATGACCCGCAGCCTGATGATCTTCGGCCAGGGCGCGATCCTGTGCCATCCGTGGGTGATGAAGGAGATGAAGGCGGCCCAACTGCAAGATCCGAAACAGCGCATCGACGAATTCGACGCCAACCTGTTCGGCCATATCGGCTACGCGATCTCCAATGCGGTGCGCAGCTGGTGGTTCGGTTTGACCGCATCGCGCATCGGCAGCGCGCCGGGCGACGACTACACGCGCCGCTTCTACCGCAAGCTCAACCGCTACTCGGCCTGCCTGTCGGTGATGTCGGACACCTCGATGCTGCTGCTCGGCGGCAAGCTGAAGTTCAAGGAATCGCTGTCGGGTCGGCTCGGCGACGTGCTCAGCAACCTGTACATCGCCAGCGCCATGCTCAAGCGCTACCAGGACGAAGGCAACCCGGCCGGCGACCAGCCGCTGCTGGCCTGGGCCTTCCACGACAGCGTGCACAAGATCGAACTGGCGCTGTCCGGCGCGCTGCGCAACTTCCCGATCCGCCCGGTCGGCTGGCTGCTGTGGGCGCTGATCTTCCCGTGGGGCCGCCGCGCGCAAGCGCCGAGCGACCGACTGGGCCATCGCGTCGCCGCGCTGCTGATGACGCCGTGCGACGCGCGCGATCGCCTCGCCGCCGGCGTGTTCCTCACGCCGTGCGCCAACAATCCCGCCGGCCGCATCAACAGCTACCTGCCGACGGCGATCCTGGCCGAGCCAGTCGAACGCAAGTTCCTCAAGGCGCTGAAGAACAGCGATATCGAAGCGCTTGAGTTCGACGCGCAGCTCGACGAGGGCGTCAAGGAAGGCTGGATCACGGCCGAGGAACGCGCGCAGTTGGAAGAGTTGCGCCGGATCACGCTGGATGCGATCACGGTCGACGATTTCGACCCGGAAGAGCTGCGCGCGGCCTCGTACCGCAACCAGCACGCGCAGCAGGTGTCGCGCGCTGCAGCGTGA
- a CDS encoding hotdog fold domain-containing protein — translation MASNVLSLYRRIIRWPAGHWLFTRAVCFKAPYFASISPLIKTLEPNRCVATFRHRRRVTNHLGTVHAIALCNIAELSAGLMTDASLPPSMRWIPKGMTVEYVKKAAGTMCATALPGQRIVESDEGYELPVHVTVTDPDDETVFRARILMWLSPRPSR, via the coding sequence ATGGCCAGCAACGTGCTTTCGCTGTACCGACGCATCATCCGCTGGCCCGCCGGCCATTGGCTTTTCACGCGCGCGGTCTGCTTCAAGGCGCCCTACTTCGCCAGCATCTCGCCGCTGATCAAGACCTTGGAACCGAACCGCTGCGTGGCTACGTTCCGGCACCGCCGCCGCGTCACCAACCACCTCGGCACGGTGCACGCGATCGCGCTGTGCAATATCGCCGAACTGAGCGCAGGCCTGATGACCGATGCCAGCCTGCCGCCGTCGATGCGCTGGATACCCAAGGGCATGACGGTGGAATACGTGAAGAAGGCGGCCGGTACGATGTGCGCCACGGCGCTGCCTGGACAGCGCATCGTCGAGTCCGACGAAGGTTACGAGCTGCCGGTGCACGTGACCGTCACCGACCCGGACGACGAAACCGTGTTCCGCGCGCGGATCCTGATGTGGCTGTCGCCGCGGCCGTCGCGCTGA
- a CDS encoding DUF1304 domain-containing protein — MQILAQALTVIVALLHAYFLVLEMFLWTKPLGLKVFGQSREKAEQSKVLAANQGLYNGFLAAGLVYGLATDSREFCLFFLACVAAAGVYGAATVGRKILYVQALPALLAIAAWLF, encoded by the coding sequence ATGCAGATACTGGCCCAAGCCCTCACCGTTATCGTCGCACTGCTGCACGCCTATTTCCTGGTGCTGGAGATGTTCCTGTGGACCAAGCCGCTCGGGCTCAAGGTCTTCGGCCAATCGCGGGAAAAAGCGGAGCAGTCGAAGGTGTTGGCCGCCAATCAGGGGCTGTACAACGGATTCCTCGCCGCAGGCCTGGTTTATGGATTGGCGACAGACTCACGCGAGTTCTGCCTGTTCTTCCTGGCCTGCGTGGCGGCGGCCGGCGTTTATGGCGCAGCGACGGTCGGCCGCAAGATCCTGTACGTGCAGGCGTTGCCGGCCTTGTTGGCGATCGCCGCCTGGCTGTTTTGA
- a CDS encoding DUF922 domain-containing protein, with amino-acid sequence MKVEESTVYYPVYGRNPEELLRTLRVPDGRGAEHGLTRSDFQVESSFVQDNRRCLVRDLTIRLKIRIDLPRWDDASPMPASLQEIWGTISERTRQHELRHRQNALDAAEELRRILGERPPETDCAELSKALRRETGRVRARWELRDRLLDQRDVLHLQIRRSR; translated from the coding sequence TTGAAGGTCGAGGAATCCACCGTCTATTACCCGGTGTACGGGCGCAATCCGGAGGAACTGTTGCGCACGCTGCGCGTGCCGGACGGCCGCGGCGCGGAGCACGGCCTGACTCGCTCCGATTTCCAGGTCGAAAGCAGCTTCGTCCAGGACAACCGGCGTTGCCTGGTGCGGGACCTGACGATCCGGCTGAAGATCCGGATCGACCTGCCGCGCTGGGACGATGCGTCGCCCATGCCCGCATCGCTGCAGGAAATCTGGGGAACGATCAGCGAACGCACCCGGCAACACGAGCTGCGGCACCGGCAGAACGCGCTCGATGCCGCCGAAGAGCTGCGCCGCATACTCGGCGAACGGCCGCCCGAGACGGACTGCGCGGAACTGTCGAAGGCGCTGCGCCGCGAAACCGGCCGCGTGCGGGCGCGCTGGGAGTTACGCGATCGGCTGCTGGACCAGCGCGACGTCCTGCATCTGCAGATCCGCCGCTCGCGCTGA
- a CDS encoding NTP/NDP exchange transporter, with protein sequence MNSPAPAHRLSRFRAALGDSPPLWWAMLYFFCLLTGYYLLRPVREAMGASRDAATVFPQWMIDWFAIRGIALEEFMLQALFTGTFVIMLLLQPVYGALVSRYPRRVFLPVVYGFFIACLVAFYFAFRAELPGRGMVFFIWLTVFNLFAVAVFWSFMADVFNNDEAKRVYGYIGAGGTLGAMIGPTLTRLLVERIGIANLLLVSALLLSLCIVCILRLRIWAVQRERERGRKSGEVPMGGQVLAGLKLIAQEPLLRALAMLTFFGVGVGTLLYNEQAAIVKKFYDTPEARTAFFSSIDLAVNGLTLTVQVLLTRFLLSRYGIGPVLLIPAMAILVGFCALAASPFPMLVAVMQVVTRASEFSLAKPARETIYTRVGREWRYKAATAIDTVIHRGGDVTFAWVHKALSAAGSSMVFLAGVGVAVGMTFGAWRVIRAQRTLPDNADAAEETRR encoded by the coding sequence GTGAACAGCCCAGCTCCCGCGCATCGCCTATCCCGTTTCCGCGCCGCGTTAGGCGATTCGCCGCCATTGTGGTGGGCGATGCTGTACTTCTTCTGCCTGCTCACCGGCTACTACTTGCTGCGTCCGGTGCGCGAGGCGATGGGCGCTTCACGCGACGCCGCCACGGTATTCCCGCAATGGATGATCGATTGGTTCGCCATTCGCGGCATCGCGCTCGAAGAATTCATGCTGCAGGCGCTGTTCACCGGCACTTTCGTGATCATGCTGCTTCTGCAGCCGGTTTACGGGGCGTTGGTGAGCCGGTATCCGCGGCGAGTGTTCCTGCCGGTGGTGTACGGCTTCTTCATCGCCTGCCTGGTGGCGTTCTATTTCGCTTTTCGCGCCGAATTGCCCGGGCGCGGCATGGTGTTCTTCATCTGGCTGACGGTGTTCAACCTGTTCGCGGTGGCCGTGTTCTGGAGCTTCATGGCGGACGTGTTCAACAACGACGAGGCCAAGCGCGTTTACGGCTACATCGGCGCGGGCGGCACGCTGGGCGCGATGATCGGCCCCACCTTGACCCGTTTGCTGGTCGAGCGGATCGGCATCGCCAACCTGCTGCTGGTATCGGCGCTGCTGCTGAGTTTGTGCATCGTCTGCATTCTGCGGTTGCGCATATGGGCGGTGCAGCGCGAGCGCGAGCGCGGCCGCAAGAGCGGCGAAGTTCCGATGGGCGGCCAAGTGCTGGCGGGCCTCAAGCTGATCGCGCAGGAGCCGCTGCTGCGGGCGCTGGCGATGCTGACGTTCTTCGGCGTCGGCGTGGGCACTTTGCTCTACAACGAGCAGGCGGCGATCGTCAAAAAATTCTACGACACGCCGGAGGCGAGGACCGCGTTCTTTTCCAGCATCGACCTGGCGGTGAACGGCCTGACGTTGACGGTACAGGTGCTGCTGACGCGCTTCCTGCTGTCGCGCTACGGCATCGGCCCGGTGCTGCTGATTCCGGCTATGGCCATCCTGGTCGGTTTCTGCGCGCTGGCGGCCTCGCCTTTCCCGATGCTGGTGGCGGTGATGCAGGTAGTGACGCGGGCGAGCGAGTTTTCGCTGGCCAAACCGGCGCGCGAGACCATCTACACCCGCGTCGGCCGCGAATGGCGCTACAAGGCGGCCACCGCCATCGATACGGTGATCCACCGCGGCGGCGATGTCACTTTCGCCTGGGTGCACAAGGCGTTGTCGGCCGCCGGCTCGAGCATGGTGTTCCTGGCCGGCGTCGGCGTAGCCGTAGGCATGACCTTCGGCGCTTGGCGCGTGATCCGGGCGCAGCGCACGCTGCCGGACAATGCGGATGCCGCGGAAGAGACGCGACGATGA
- a CDS encoding GMC family oxidoreductase, producing MPDSSATYDYIIIGAGSAGCVLANRLSEDPAIKVLLLEAGPRDWHPFIHMPAGLAKLVGQKGVNWNYDTAPEPQLNHRMLWWPRGKVLGGSSSINAMCYIRGVPGDYDDWATQGATGWDWASALPYFKRSEGNSRGGDTLHGGDGPLTVSDLRYTNPLSHAFIAAGQQAGYPANTDFNGPTQLGVGLYQVTQRGGARCSSAVAYLDPVKPRPNLSVHTGALAQRIVIDNGRATGVAYSHGGRQTLARAEREVLLSGGAINSPQLLMLSGIGPAAELRENGIDVAVDSPGVGRNLQDHLDICTLQHCTKGVSYDRVGDATIAFNYYLRGHRGPGSSNIAEAGGFVRSRYAPDERADVQFHFVPAMLDDHGRKRLKGDGYTLHACFLRPRSRGRIRLNGADPAAKARIEAGYLSDAEGFDLKMMVECAKISREVFAQKAFDPYRGAPIFPERSDLSDAELAEFVRAKAETVYHPIGTCRMGSDGASVVDPQLRVRGVDGLRVVDASVMPTLIGGNTNAPTIMIAERAADLIRM from the coding sequence ATGCCCGATTCTTCCGCGACGTACGACTACATCATCATCGGCGCGGGTTCGGCCGGCTGCGTATTGGCCAACCGGCTGTCCGAAGACCCCGCCATCAAGGTGCTGCTGCTGGAAGCCGGCCCGCGCGATTGGCATCCCTTCATCCACATGCCGGCGGGCTTGGCCAAGCTGGTCGGCCAGAAAGGCGTCAACTGGAATTACGACACCGCGCCCGAACCCCAACTCAACCACCGCATGCTGTGGTGGCCGCGCGGCAAGGTGCTCGGCGGGTCGAGTTCGATCAATGCGATGTGCTACATCCGCGGCGTGCCGGGCGACTACGACGATTGGGCCACGCAAGGCGCCACCGGTTGGGATTGGGCTTCTGCGCTGCCTTATTTCAAGCGCAGCGAGGGCAATAGCCGCGGAGGCGACACGCTGCATGGCGGCGATGGCCCGTTGACCGTGTCCGACTTGCGCTATACGAACCCGTTGTCGCATGCCTTCATCGCTGCGGGCCAGCAGGCGGGTTACCCGGCCAATACCGACTTCAACGGTCCGACGCAGCTAGGCGTGGGCCTGTACCAGGTCACGCAGCGCGGCGGCGCGCGCTGTTCGTCGGCGGTCGCTTATCTCGACCCGGTCAAGCCGCGCCCAAACTTGAGCGTGCACACCGGCGCGTTGGCGCAGCGCATCGTCATCGACAACGGCCGCGCGACAGGCGTCGCCTATTCGCACGGAGGCAGGCAGACGCTCGCACGCGCCGAACGCGAAGTGCTGCTATCGGGCGGCGCCATCAACTCGCCGCAGCTGCTGATGCTGTCGGGCATCGGCCCGGCGGCGGAACTCCGCGAAAACGGCATCGACGTGGCGGTCGACTCGCCAGGCGTCGGCCGGAACCTGCAGGACCATCTTGATATCTGCACGCTGCAGCACTGCACGAAAGGCGTCAGCTACGACCGGGTCGGCGACGCCACGATCGCCTTCAACTACTACCTGCGCGGCCATCGCGGGCCGGGCAGCAGCAATATCGCCGAGGCCGGCGGCTTCGTGCGCTCGCGTTACGCACCGGACGAGCGCGCCGACGTCCAATTCCATTTCGTGCCGGCCATGCTCGACGACCACGGCAGGAAACGTTTGAAAGGCGACGGCTACACCCTGCACGCTTGCTTCCTGCGTCCGCGCAGCCGCGGCCGAATCCGGCTGAACGGCGCCGATCCCGCGGCCAAGGCCCGGATCGAGGCCGGTTACCTGAGCGATGCGGAAGGTTTCGACCTGAAGATGATGGTGGAATGCGCGAAGATCTCGCGCGAAGTGTTCGCGCAGAAGGCCTTCGATCCTTACCGCGGCGCGCCGATCTTCCCAGAGCGCAGCGACCTGTCCGACGCCGAACTGGCCGAATTCGTCCGCGCCAAGGCCGAAACGGTCTACCACCCGATCGGCACCTGCCGCATGGGCAGCGACGGGGCGTCGGTAGTCGATCCACAGCTGCGCGTGCGCGGTGTCGACGGTTTGCGCGTGGTCGACGCTTCGGTGATGCCGACGTTGATCGGCGGCAATACCAATGCGCCGACGATCATGATCGCCGAGCGCGCCGCAGACCTGATCCGCATGTAG
- a CDS encoding LysR family transcriptional regulator — translation MQPDFKRLSVFRTVVASGGVIAAARELHKSPSAVTYDLQQLERLLGAKLFRKSGRRLALTPRGRALAASIERAYLDLQHAWESIGEADGLEPLRIACVSGFGRYRLVPRLLQLLSRDRPVEVLFRTAGGVQTLLETGRVALGVSYRPLVTAGIASVLLGEEELALVGPKSRRGSPAPEDIPALPFVTYEEFEYVFFRWFEANGIPLPQPWNRTDHFEELEEALESVANSRGWSVVPLDSALGRAYRSRVQVHRLKRRVCTNEIHLVGSERELRSEDAALLRLAAISA, via the coding sequence ATGCAGCCCGACTTCAAGCGCCTGTCCGTATTCCGCACCGTGGTCGCCAGCGGCGGCGTGATCGCGGCCGCGCGCGAGTTGCACAAATCACCGTCCGCGGTCACCTACGACCTGCAACAACTCGAACGCCTGCTCGGCGCGAAACTGTTCCGCAAATCCGGGAGAAGGCTGGCCCTCACGCCGCGCGGACGGGCCCTGGCCGCCTCGATCGAACGCGCTTATCTGGACCTGCAGCACGCCTGGGAAAGCATCGGCGAGGCCGATGGTCTGGAGCCGCTGCGCATCGCCTGCGTATCCGGATTCGGACGTTATCGCCTAGTGCCGCGCCTGCTGCAGTTGCTGTCGCGCGACCGGCCGGTGGAAGTGCTGTTCCGCACCGCCGGCGGCGTGCAAACGCTGCTGGAAACCGGGCGCGTCGCGCTCGGCGTCAGCTATCGGCCGCTGGTCACTGCAGGCATCGCTTCGGTGTTGTTGGGCGAGGAGGAACTGGCGCTGGTCGGACCGAAATCGCGGCGTGGCTCGCCTGCGCCCGAAGACATCCCGGCCCTGCCCTTCGTCACCTACGAAGAATTCGAATACGTCTTCTTCCGCTGGTTCGAAGCCAACGGCATCCCGCTGCCGCAGCCCTGGAACCGCACGGATCATTTCGAAGAGCTCGAGGAAGCCCTGGAAAGCGTCGCGAACAGCCGCGGCTGGTCGGTGGTGCCGCTGGATTCGGCGCTGGGCCGCGCCTACCGCTCGCGAGTGCAGGTGCATCGCCTCAAGCGGCGCGTGTGCACGAACGAGATCCACTTGGTCGGCAGCGAGAGGGAGCTACGCAGCGAAGACGCGGCATTGCTCAGATTGGCGGCGATCTCCGCGTAG